A genomic stretch from Mycobacterium malmoense includes:
- a CDS encoding DUF5994 family protein codes for MEHENRLQLKPYRSVSEHIDGAWWPRSTRLVDELPDLVASLSDRLGRIVMVGYRCHGWDETPPVAEIAGHTIELLGFISDEPPSVILIGEDGRHITLRVIRPDTGEEVARRALREAGVPADTGVAPASRSAVARSVADVADKLALHEGLGDERRTAQIKRWCEQAAQQFVDAPVQTFVPILVEHIVRNRMMESRSATASSGTG; via the coding sequence GTGGAACACGAAAATCGCTTGCAGCTCAAGCCCTATCGGTCCGTGTCGGAGCACATTGACGGGGCCTGGTGGCCGCGGTCGACGCGCCTGGTCGATGAGCTGCCGGACTTGGTGGCGTCGTTGTCCGACCGGCTGGGACGGATCGTGATGGTGGGCTACCGCTGCCATGGCTGGGACGAGACGCCGCCGGTGGCCGAGATCGCCGGCCACACGATCGAATTGCTGGGCTTCATCAGCGACGAGCCGCCCAGTGTGATCCTGATCGGTGAGGACGGTCGTCACATCACGCTGCGCGTCATCCGGCCGGACACCGGCGAGGAGGTGGCCCGGCGGGCGCTGCGGGAGGCGGGCGTACCCGCCGACACCGGTGTCGCGCCGGCCAGCCGTTCGGCGGTCGCGCGATCCGTGGCCGATGTCGCGGACAAGCTGGCCCTTCATGAGGGGCTCGGCGACGAGCGGCGGACCGCCCAGATCAAGCGCTGGTGCGAACAGGCCGCTCAGCAATTCGTCGATGCGCCGGTCCAGACGTTCGTCCCGATCCTCGTCGAACACATCGTCCGCAACCGGATGATGGAGTCGCGCTCGGCGACCGCGTCGTCGGGGACCGGTTAG
- a CDS encoding PPE family protein, which translates to MDFGMLPPEIIAALVHSGPGAGSLIEASGVWRLLSTELEESVSGYASALGSLTGAWRGPSAAEMIQAVEPYLAWLRTTAQQCRQVGSSMQAAAAAFDLAVRTVVPPLGVIANRTRLAQLLATNWFGSNLAAIAETEAQYAGMWVNNSAAMYHYRAASAQALALPQFSSPPAIVNPAAAAVQASAVPAATGSSTTSTLASNVAALLDPGSGALVNNSWFQLANTWGNQFIAGGIPINLLSYLAQMTSAQALQSVGGDVDEGLAEGEAALSASEADFASALRALGSAQAPTAAMGVGVSLGKLTAPAAVVGLLPASQSPVQLASAVSPLPVGEFGLPSIPMPPMTMPPSASAASASKRRREGRDYENIEYGLELKGTVMQRPPSAG; encoded by the coding sequence ATGGACTTTGGCATGCTGCCTCCCGAAATCATCGCGGCGCTCGTCCACTCCGGACCCGGCGCGGGGTCGTTGATCGAGGCTTCCGGTGTGTGGCGGTTGCTGAGCACCGAGTTGGAGGAATCCGTCAGCGGCTATGCCTCCGCGTTGGGGTCGCTGACCGGGGCCTGGCGGGGACCGTCCGCCGCCGAGATGATCCAGGCCGTCGAGCCCTATCTCGCCTGGTTGCGCACCACCGCGCAGCAGTGCCGGCAGGTCGGCTCCTCGATGCAGGCCGCCGCGGCGGCATTCGACCTGGCTGTCCGGACGGTGGTCCCTCCCTTGGGGGTCATCGCCAACCGGACGCGGCTGGCCCAGTTGCTGGCCACCAACTGGTTCGGGAGCAATCTGGCGGCGATCGCGGAAACCGAAGCCCAGTACGCCGGCATGTGGGTCAACAACTCGGCCGCGATGTATCACTATCGGGCCGCCTCCGCTCAGGCTCTCGCGCTGCCTCAGTTCTCGTCGCCGCCCGCGATTGTCAATCCGGCGGCCGCCGCCGTTCAAGCCAGTGCCGTGCCCGCTGCCACCGGTTCGTCCACGACTTCCACCCTGGCCTCGAACGTGGCGGCGCTGCTCGACCCCGGGTCGGGAGCCCTTGTCAACAATAGCTGGTTCCAGCTGGCCAACACCTGGGGAAACCAGTTCATCGCGGGCGGGATTCCCATCAACCTGCTCAGCTACTTGGCGCAGATGACTTCGGCTCAGGCGCTCCAGAGCGTGGGCGGCGACGTGGATGAGGGCTTGGCGGAGGGCGAGGCGGCTTTGTCGGCATCGGAGGCCGATTTTGCCAGCGCGCTGCGCGCCCTTGGCTCGGCTCAAGCGCCTACGGCGGCGATGGGCGTCGGGGTTTCGCTTGGCAAGCTGACCGCGCCCGCTGCAGTGGTGGGGTTGTTGCCCGCTTCGCAGTCCCCGGTGCAACTCGCGTCGGCGGTATCCCCGCTTCCGGTGGGCGAATTCGGGCTGCCCTCGATCCCGATGCCCCCGATGACGATGCCGCCGTCGGCCTCGGCGGCCTCGGCAAGCAAGCGCCGGCGCGAGGGGCGAGACTACGAGAACATCGAATACGGGCTGGAGCTCAAGGGGACCGTCATGCAAAGGCCGCCATCGGCCGGATGA